The following proteins are encoded in a genomic region of Hemiscyllium ocellatum isolate sHemOce1 chromosome 23, sHemOce1.pat.X.cur, whole genome shotgun sequence:
- the trmu gene encoding mitochondrial tRNA-specific 2-thiouridylase 1 translates to MSRPLRHVVCALSGGVDSAVAALLLQREGYHVTGVFMKNWDLLDEHGACTGNQDSEDAFRVCKMLNIPFHQISYVKEYWHEVFSNLVKEYEMGRTPNPDIMCNKNIKFKYLLQFALEILGADAMATGHYARTSQRDEDVFQQKYIRKSEDHFHDHNKDAVKLLQATDPKKDQTFFLSQISQHALRHTIFPLGELRKNVVKEMAAEAGFHHILKRKESMGICFIGERNFENFILEYLEPRPGNFVSIEDGKIMGTHKGWFLFTLGQRARIGGQRDAWFVVDKDINTGDVFVAPGTSHPALYRNSLQTDQVHWIAQDPPLELLRNTVMQCHFRFQHQMPLVQCQLTLNPDLTVWVTLAKPVRAPTPGQFAVFYNDQECLGSGKIMELGPSMYTLQERRGDRIGETQKTDRTG, encoded by the exons ATGAGCCGCCCGCTGCGGCATGTGGTGTGTGCCCTGTCCGGAGGTGTGGATAGCGCTGTAGCGGCGCTGCTGCTGCAACGGGAAG GCTACCACGTGACCGGTGTCTTTATGAAGAACTGGGATTTGCTCGATGAACATGGTGCTTGTACTGGGAATCAGGACAGTGAAGATGCCTTCAGAGTCTGTAAGATGCTCAACATCCCTTTTCATCAGATTTCTTATGTGAAAGAATATTGGCATGAGGTCTTTAG cAACTTAGTGAAGGAGTATGAAATGGGAAGGACTCCAAACCCTGATATCATGTgcaataaaaatattaaatttaagTATTTATTGCAGTTTGCTTTGGAAATCCTGG GGGCAGATGCAATGGCAACTGGTCATTATGCTAGGACATCACAGCGTGATGAAGACGTTTTCCAACAAAAATATATCAGAAAAAGTGAAGATCATTTTCATGACCACAATAAGGATG CTGTGAAACTCTTACAGGCAACTGACCCAAAGAAAGACCAAACATTCTTTCTGAGTCAGATATCACAACACGCTTTGCGACATACCATCTTTCCCCTTGGTGAGTTGAGAAAAAATGTTGTAAAGGAAATGGCAGCTGAGGCAGGATTTCACCATATATTAAAGAGAAAAGAA AGTATGGGAATCTGTTTTATAGGTGAAAGAAATTTTGAAAACTTTATTCTTGAG TATCTAGAACCTCGTCCTGGAAACTTTGTTTCTATAGAAGATGGAAAAATTATGGGAACACACAAAG GTTGGTTTCTATTCACTTTGGGACAACGAGCCAGGATAGGTGGTCAAAGAGATGCCTGGTTTGTCGTAGACAAAGACATAAATACAGGGGATGTGTTTGTG GCACCAGGAACTAGTCACCCAGCTCTGTACAGGAATTCACTGCAAACTGATCAAGTCCACTGGATTGCTCAGGACCCACCATTAGAATTGCTCAGGAACACAGTGATGCAGTGTCACTTTCGCTTCCAGCACCAGATGCCACTTG TGCAATGCCAGTTAACTCTAAATCCAGATTTAACAGTTTGGGTGACTCTTGCTAAACCAGTCAGAGCACCAACTCCAGGACAA TTTGCTGTGTTCTATAATGATCAAGAATGCCTCGGCAGTGGTAAGATTATGGAGCTTGGCCCATCCATGTACACCCTTCAAGAAAGAAGAGGGGACAGAATTGGTGAAACTCAGAAGACTGATAGAACTGGTTAA